From the genome of Jannaschia sp. S6380:
ATGTATTGCAGGCCCGCATCGGGGAACTTCATGCCCATGATGTCTGTGATGCCGTTCTTGGAACCTTCGACCACGCCGGTCTGCAGCGAGGTGAACAGCTCCGGCCACGGGATCGGGGTGGGCGAGGCGCCGAGGGCGCGCACGAGTTCCTGCGGCAGGTCGGCGACCACGGTGCGGATCTTCATCCCCTCGAGATCCGTGGGCGTCTCGATCCGCTTCTGCGTGTTGGCGAAGTTGCGCCAGCCGCCGGTATTGCCGATCGTCATAAGCCGGACCGCGCCGCCGGTATCCTCCAGGATCCGCTCTCTGAGTTGATTGGTGAGGTCGGTCGAGGTCAGGACCTCCTCGGCGATGCGGTCATCGGACATCAGGTACGGCAGATCGAAGATCTGCACGTAGGGAACGATGTTCGCCAGGCCCGAGGACGTGGAGATGTAGATGTCGATCGAGCCGTCGGCCACGCCCTGGATGCACTCGTCGGGCGCCGAGCAAAGCTGCGTCCCGATGAACAGCTCGACCGCGATCGCGCCGTTGGACGCCGATTCCACGTAGTTCTTGAATACGACGAGGCCGTCGTAATCCTCGTCGTTCTCGTTCGAATTGGCCGTCGCCCGGAGGGTGATGTCCTGCGCCATCGCCGGCACGGCCATGATCGCGGCCAGCGCGCCCGCCTTGAGGATGGTGGTGAATTTCATGGTCTCTCTCCCTTTTGGACCTGTGCGATTATAGAAAACCGAAGAAGCGCGGCACGGCCAGCGAAATGGCCGGCACGTAGGTAATCAGCCCGATCACGAACACTTCCACGGCGAGGAACGGCAGGATGGCGCGGGCGATGGTCTCGACCCGTTCGCCGCTGACGGACGAGGCCACGAACAGCACCAGCCCCATCGGCGGCGTGGCCAGACCGACGGTCAGGTTCACCGACATGATGATCGCGAAATGCACCGGATCCACGCCCAGCGACACGAAGATCGGCCCCAGGATCGGGCCCAGGATGATGATCGCGGGCCCGGCATCGAGGAACATGCCGATGATGAACAGCAGCAGGTTGATCAGCAGCAACAGGATCAGCGGGTTTTCCGACAGCGAAAGGATGAACCCCGCCAGCGCCTCGGGCGTATGGCTGAGGGCGACGACCGTCTTGAACGCCATCGCCGCGCCCACCAGCAACAGCACCACCGAGGAGATGAGCGCTGCCTTTCCCAGAACCTCCGGCAGGTCGCGCCACGTCATTTCGCGCAGGATGAACAGCGACACGATCGCGGCATAGGCGGCAGCCACGGCGCTGGCCTCGGTGGGCGTGAAGGCGCCGCCGAGGATGCCCCCCAAGATGATGATCGGCGTCAGCAGCGGGAAGAACGCCTTGAGCGAGGCGCGTCCCTTGTCGGGCCAGGTGGCCCGCATCTTCAGGCCCGGAAAGGCGCCCGGGTCGCGGCGCGCCAGGATGTTGGTCACCACCATCAGACCCAGCCCGACCAGGACGCCCGGCACGATGCCGGCCAGGAACAGGGCCGCGACCGACTGCTCCATCACGTAGGCGTAGATGATCATGATCCCCGAAGGCGGGATGATCGGCCCGATGACCGAACTGGCGGCGGTCACGGCGGCGGCGAACTTGCGGGTATAGCCCTCTTTCTCCATCGCGGGGATCAGCATCGAGCCCAGCGCCGAAGTATCGGCCACCGCCGAGCCCGAGAGCCCCGCGAACAGCATCGAGGACAGGATGTTCACCTGCGCCAGCCCGGCGCGGAAATGCCCGACCAGCGCCTGCGCGAATTCCACCAGCCGCAGGGTGATGCCGCCGCGGTTCATCATCTCGCCGGCCAGCATGAAGAACGGGATCGCCATCAGCGGGAAGCTGTCCATCCCGTTGTAGGTGTTGCGATACAACAGGACGAGGTCGCGTTCCTGCCCGTTCAGCCAGAGCATGACACCCGGCGCGGCCAGCAGCGCGAAGAACACCGGCAGGCCGATCATCAGAAGCAGCAGGAACAGCGGCAGGAACCAGACCAGCACGACCTATTCCGCCCCGACCGTGGCGGTATGCGGGATGACGGGCAGGTCGTCCCCCCGGCCCGCCAGAACCGCGATCTGCCGCAGGATCAGCTCCACCGTGACCGATGTCAGCATCACCATGCCGACCAGGAGCGAAGCCATCATCCAGCTGCGCGGCATCTTCTCCCACCCGTCGGGCGTCGGGTAGAACAGCGACGAGGTCTTGAACTGCCCCGAGAAGCCCGTGACCTCGGACCAGCCGATGCCCACGGCGACCACCAGCACCGCCAGCGAAACGGCCAGCAGCGCCAGCGTCAGGACGCCACCGAGCACCCGCGGCAGTGCCAGCTGGATCATGTCGATGGCCACGAACCCGCCCCGGCGGAGCGCCGTCGGCGCGACCACCATCAGCCACAGCATCAGGAAGCGCGCGGCCTCCTCGGGCCAGGGCAGCGGGTTCGACAGGATGTAGCGCCAAACGACCTGGATCAGGATGAACACGACCATCAGCGCCATGCAGAAGATACCGACCGCGCGGCCCGCGGCCAGCACGCCCGCGTTCAGGGCGCCCAGGCCCCGGATGATGGTCAGAACTCCCCCCACGCGCCCTCCCGTGCGATGGCCCCGGCCGCCATGGGCCCGGGTGACGCATGTGAACGCGCTGCGGCGCGATGCGTCAACCTGCTTGGGCCCGCAGGGGCGCCGCGGGCGTCGCCACGTCAGCGGATGCGCGCGCCGCCCTCAGCCGCGAACACCATGACGCGGGCCGGATCGACCGTCAGTGCGACGCGGTCGCCTTCGTCGGACCGGATGTCTCCGCGCTCCTCGACGATGATCTTCTCGCCGGTTCCGGCGGTCAGGTAGGCATAGCTGACCCCGCCCAGCGCCTCGGTCAGGTCGACCGACAGCGTGTCGCCGGCGGCGATCTGCAGATGTTCGGGGCGCATGCCCACCGTCACTGCCGTCCCCTCGGGCGGCAGGGTCACCGCCGCGGTCAGCGAGGTGCGCAAGCCCGGCACCTCGATGGCCCCGCCCCGCACCACCCCGTCGAGGAAGTTCATCGAGGGCGAGCCGATGAAGCCCGCCACGAAGCGGTTGTCGGGATCGCGGTACAGATCCAGCGGTGCGCCCACCTGCTCGATCCGGCCGTCGCGCAGGACGACGATCTTGTCGGCCATGGTCATCGCCTCGACCTGGTCGTGGGTGACGTAGATCATCGTGGCGCCGATCTCCTTGTGCAGGCGCGCGATCTCCACCCGCATCTCGACGCGCAGTTCCGCGTCCAGGTTCGACAGCGGCTCGTCGAACAGGAACACCTCGGGCCCGCGCACGATGGCGCGGCCGATGGCGACCCGCTGCCGCTGGCCGCCCGAAAGCGCGGCGGGCTTGCGTTTGAGGTAGTCGTCCAGCTTCAGGATACGCGACGCCTCGGCGACCTTGGCGTCGATCTCCTTGCGGGGATGGCCGTTCATCTTCAGGCCGAAGCCCATGTTCTCGCCCACCGTCATATGCGGGTAGAGCGCGTAGGTCTGGAACACCATCGCCACGCCGCGCTGCGCCGGATCCTCGCGCGTGACGTCGCGCGGCCCGATCAGGATCTGGCCCTCGCTGGTTTCCTCCAGCCCCGCGATCATGCGCAGGAGCGTGGACTTGCCGCAGCCCGAGGGGCCGACGAAGACGCAGAACTCGCCCTCCGCGATGGTCAGATCCACGCCGTGGATCACCTGGACGTCGCCGTAGCGCTTGACGACCTCCTTCAGCTCGACGCCTGACATCGGTTCATTCCTTCCTTTGGTCGGGGAAGCGCCAATCGCGCAGGTCCCCCGCTATGCGTTCGACCGCCCGCCGCAGGTCCGGCAGATGGCGTTCCAGATCGGCGATCGCGCCGCTCGTCGTCGTCGAGGTGACCGACACCGCGCCCATCACCCGGCCACCGCCCGACAGGACCGGCATGGCGATGCAGTGAATTCCCGGCTCGTGCTCCTCGCGGTCGAAGGCGTGGCCGGTCGCGCGAATCGTCTCCAGCTCGGCGCGCAAGGCGGCAGGGCCGTCGATCGTGGCCTCAGTGAAGCGATGCCAGCTTTGTTGCGCCAGCGCCGCCTCGCGCGCGTCCTCGTCCAGGAAGGCGAGCATCGCCTTGCCCACGCCCGTGCAATAGGCCGGCCCGACCTTGCCCGCCTCCGAGAACATCGGCACCGGCCGCGCGGCATTCCGCTTGTCGACATAGAGCACCTGTCCGCCGTCGAGCTGCGCCAAATGCACCGTCTCGCCCACCGCACGGCTGAGATCGTCGAGGTGGAACCGCGCGATCGGGGCCAGGCTCGACTGCGCCCAGGCGGCATGCGCCATCCGCACCAGCCGCAGGCCCGGGGCATAGGTGCCGCGTTCGGAGTCGAAGGCCAGCATGCCCTGTCGGGTCAGGGTCTGCACCAGGCGGTAGAGCGTGGCCTTGGGGAAGGGCGATGTCTGCAACAGTTCCGAGAACCGGACCGGACGATCGAACGCCGCAACGCGATCCAGAACGTCGAGCGCCTTGCCCACCGTTCCTTCCCCAACGTCACGTCCGCCGTCCCTGTGGATGTTCAACCCGAGCCTCCCGTCTCAAATCTGTGTTGACAGCCTAGCCATATCGCCGCATCGTTTTCAACATAAGAAACTTGGTTTCAACATTTGGAACCAAAGGACGCATCTGGGAGGATAACATGCGATCCATTCTGACGGCGCTCGCCGCCACCACCATGCTGACCGGAACCGCCTTCGCCGACGCGCACGCGTTGTCGGGCGAACTGCGCATCGTGTCGGACATGTCGAACCCAGCGCCGCGCGCGGTGATGGAAGGGCTTGTCGCCGATTTCGGCGAGATGCACCCCGACCTCGATATCGAGCTGGAGGTCGTCGACCGCGAGGCCTGGAAGACCCAGATCCGTAACGCGCTGACCGCGAACCCGCCGGACGTCATCAACTGGTACGCCGCCAACCGCATGGGTCCCTATGTCCAGGCCGGCCTGTTCGAGGACGTGTCCGACATCTGGGCCGACATCGAAGGGCTGGACGCCGTGAAGGGCGCGCTGACCCTCGACGGCAAGCAGTGGGGCGTGCCCTATACCTACTACCAGTGGGGCATCTACTATCGAGAGGACATCTTCAACGAGCTGGGCCTCGAGGAGCCGGAGACCTTCGAGCAGGAAATGGCGAACTGCCAGGCGATCATCGATTCGGGCCGGAAGTGCTATGCCATCGGATCCAAGAACTATTGGACGACCGGCGGCTGGTTCGACTACCTCAACATGCGCACCAACGGCTTCGACTTTCACATGGAGCTGGCCCGCGGCGAGGTGCCCTGGACCGACGACCGCGTGCGCGAGACCTTCGCCAACTGGCAGAAGCTCGTCGACATGGGCGCCTATCTCGATGACCACCAGAACTACTCCTGGCAGGAGGCGCTGCCCCCGATGGTCAACGGCGAGGCGACCGCCTACCTGATCGGCAACTTCGCCGTGGCCCCGATGCGCGATGCGGGCCTGACGGACGAGCAGATCGACTTCTACCAGTTCCCGGTGATCGCCGACGTGCCCAAGGGGGAGGACGCGCCGACCGACACGTTCCACATCCCCGCGGGGGCCGAGAACAAGGAAGCCGCGCGCGAGTTCCTTAAGTTCGTTACCCAGGCCGACGTGCAGACCGAGATCAACGCCGGCGACGCGCTGGGCCAGTTGCCGGTGAACGCATCCTCCTCGGTCGATGCGGACGAGTTCCTGGAACAGGGCTTCGACATGCTGTCCAACGAATCGACCGGCGGCGTGGCGCAGTTCTTCGACCGCGACTTCCCCGCCGAGATGGCGTCGGTCGCTATGGAGGGCTTCCAAGAGTTCATGGTCTTCCCCGAGAACCTCGAGGACATCCTGCAGCGCCTCGAACAGGCGCGGGAGCGCATCTACGCCAACTGATCCGAGCCGCACCCATCCCTTCGGGGGTGGGTGCGACCCCGCCGCCCCGGCCGCGAGGCGTTCCCGCTTTCCGCATGTGACGGATCCCAGACCGACAGGAGGCCCGCGTGGTCAACGCCCCCGCCGTTCCCGACACACATCCGCCCGCCGGCGGCCCGAAAGGGGACAAGCGCGGCTGGTACCGCCGCAACGAGATCCGCGTCACGCCGTGGCTGTTCCTGGCGCCGGGGATCCTGTTCTTCGTCTTCTACGTCATCTTCCCGATCTTCCAGTCCTTCCAGATCAGCCTGTACCGCTGGGACGGTCTGGGCGAGTTGTCGACCAACGGCACTTTCGTCGGCCTCGACAACTACCGCGAACTCTCGACCGACCGTGCCTTCAATATCTCGCTGTGGAACAACCTGCGCTGGCTGGTGCTGTATCTGCTGGCGATCCCGATGGGCCTGTTCATCGCGCTGTTTCTGAACCAGACGGTCACCGGCATCCGCCTCTACAAGTCGCTGTTCTTCTTTCCCTTCGTCATCAGCCAGGTCGTCGTGGGCCTGGTCTTCTCGTGGTTCTACCTGCCCAACGAAGGGCTGCTGAACGCCTTCCTGGGCCTGTTCGGCGCCGGGCCCGTAAACATCCTGGGCGACCCGAGCCTCGCCACCTACGGCATCATAGCCGCCGGCCTCTGGCCGCAGACGGCCTATTGCATGATCCTGTATCTCACCGGCCTGAACGCCGTGGATCCCGAACAGGTGGAGGCCGCCCGCCTCGACGGGGCCAAGGGCTGGAAGATGCTCTGGTACGTCATCGTGCCCCAGCTGAAGCCCGCCACCTTCATCGCCTTCGTCGTCACCATCATCGGCGCGCTGCGGAGCTTCGACCTGATCTCGATCATGACCGGCGGCGGCCCGTTCGGGCAGACCCGCGTGCTGTCGTTCTACATGTTCGAAAAGGCCTTGGCCGAGTTCGGCTTCCGCATGGGCTACGGCGCCGCCATCGCGGTCGTCCTGTTCCTCATCATGATGGTCTTCATCGCCTACTTCCTGTGGTCGATGTGGCGCGACGAACGGGGCGCGCGGTGACCTTCCGCGATCGCGTCAACGCCATCGCCGGTGGCATGCCCGGGGCCGAACTGACCCATCCGTTCGACGACGGCCACGACGCGTGGAAGGTCGGCGGCAAGATGTTCACCTGCATCGGCGCCGTCGATCCCGGTGTCTCGGTCAAGACGCCTGACGTGGAGACCGCCCGGATGCTTATCGAGGCCGGCGCGGCCAGCCGCGCCCCCTATTTCCACCGCAGCTGGGTCAAGGTGCCCGAGACCGCCGATGACGCCGAACTGTCGCACCGCATCGCGGTCTCCTACGACACGATCCGCGCGGGCCTGACCAAGAAGGCCCAAGCCGCCCTGCCCCTTCGGGAGACGACCTGATGTTCCCTACCCCGATCCAGAAGACCTCGCGTCAGTGGCAACTGACCTACCAGACCCTGCTGCCGGTGGCGCTGGTGCTGTGGCTGCTGCCGCTGATCGCGGTGATGATCTTCTCGGTCAAACCCGACAGCGACTTCACCCAAGGCAACTACTGGGGCGTCCCCGGCTCGTTCGAGCTGTTCAACAACTACGGCCGCGTCTTCTTCGAAAGCGACATGCCGCGCTATCTGCTGAATTCGCTGCTCATCACCGTGCCCACCGTCATCGGCACCGTGGCGCTGTCCTGCATGACGGGTTTTGCGCTGGGCATCTACAAGTTCCGCGGCAACCTGCTAATCTTCTTCATGTTCATCGCCGGCAACTTCGTGCCCTTCCAGATCCTGATGGTCCCGGTGCGCGACTTCACCATCGACATGAACCTGTATGACACCAAGACCGGGCTGGTCCTGTTCCACATCGCGTTCCAGACCGGGTTCTGCACGCTCTTCATGCGCAACTTCATCCGCGCGCTGCCCTTCCCGCTGATCGAGGCGGCGCGGGTCGAGGGCGTCGCGGAATGGCGCATCTTCCTCTACGTCGTCATGCCGCTGATGAAGCCCGCCATCGCGGCGCTGGCCGTCCTGATCTTCACCTTCATCTGGAACGACTATTTCTGGGCGATCGTGCTCACCCAGGGCCCCGACAGTCAGCCGGTCACCGCCGGCATCACCTCGTTCAACTCCGAATACCGCGCCGCCTATCACCTGATGAGCGCGGGCAGCATCGTTGCGGCCCTGCCGCCGGTGGCGATGTTCTTCCTGATGCAGCGGCATTTCATCGCCGGTCTTACCCTCGGCGCGGTCAAGTAGCCATGGCGGCCGATGCCCTGCCCCTCGGCGCCACCAGCGCCCGCGCCGATATGCCCATCCGGACCTGGCGGCTGGACGACGCGCATCCCGACACGGGCGGGCGCCAGACACTGGTGCTGGCCGCCCGGGGCGACCGCCTGCCGCAGGTCGTCTACTGGGGGGCGCCCCTGTCCCAAGACGCCCCGCTCGATACCCTCGCGCGGGGCCATGCCATCGACGTCACCGGCGGCATGCTGGACGAAAACCCCGACCTGTCGCTCTGCCCCGAGGCGGTGCGCTCCTTTCCCGGTCAGCCGGGCCTCGTTCTGCGCGGCCATGACGGCACGCCGCTCCTGCCACGCTTCGCCTATGCCTCCGAGGATACGTCCGACGGGTTGACTCTGACCTATGCCGACGCGGCGAACGGCCTCACGCTGACCTTCCTGTTCCGCCCAGATCCGTCCACCCGGATCGTCACCGCCAAGACCGTCCTGGAGGCAGCCGACCCGGTACACCTGCACTGGCTCGCCGCCCCCGTCCTCCCCGCGCCGCAACATGCCACCGAGATGATCGACGTCTCCGGGCGCTGGTGCGGCGAATTCCAGCTCGAACGCACGCCCTGGACCCCCGGCATCCGCTACCGCGAGAACCGGACGGGCCGCACCGGGCACGAACATTTCCCCGGCCTGATCGTCCCTTGCATCGGCGCCACGAACGCGCAGGGCGAGGCCTACGGCTTCCACTACGGCTGGTCCGGCGGCCACCGCATGATCGCCGAGGAACTGCCCGACGGTCGCCGCCAGATTCAATGGGGCCACGCCGCACGGATGGAGACGAACGCCGCCCGGCGGTTCGAGAGCGCGACGCTCTACGTCACCTATTCGCAATACGGCCTCAACGGCTGCGCGGTCGCCTTCCAGCGCCATCTGCGCGACCGCATTGTGACCTGGCCGAACCCCGCCGCCCCGCGCCCCGTCCACTACAACTGCTGGGAAGCGGTCTATTTCGACCACAAGCTGCCGGTCCTCAAGGACA
Proteins encoded in this window:
- a CDS encoding TRAP transporter large permease; its protein translation is MLVWFLPLFLLLLMIGLPVFFALLAAPGVMLWLNGQERDLVLLYRNTYNGMDSFPLMAIPFFMLAGEMMNRGGITLRLVEFAQALVGHFRAGLAQVNILSSMLFAGLSGSAVADTSALGSMLIPAMEKEGYTRKFAAAVTAASSVIGPIIPPSGIMIIYAYVMEQSVAALFLAGIVPGVLVGLGLMVVTNILARRDPGAFPGLKMRATWPDKGRASLKAFFPLLTPIIILGGILGGAFTPTEASAVAAAYAAIVSLFILREMTWRDLPEVLGKAALISSVVLLLVGAAMAFKTVVALSHTPEALAGFILSLSENPLILLLLINLLLFIIGMFLDAGPAIIILGPILGPIFVSLGVDPVHFAIIMSVNLTVGLATPPMGLVLFVASSVSGERVETIARAILPFLAVEVFVIGLITYVPAISLAVPRFFGFL
- a CDS encoding ABC transporter substrate-binding protein, with amino-acid sequence MRSILTALAATTMLTGTAFADAHALSGELRIVSDMSNPAPRAVMEGLVADFGEMHPDLDIELEVVDREAWKTQIRNALTANPPDVINWYAANRMGPYVQAGLFEDVSDIWADIEGLDAVKGALTLDGKQWGVPYTYYQWGIYYREDIFNELGLEEPETFEQEMANCQAIIDSGRKCYAIGSKNYWTTGGWFDYLNMRTNGFDFHMELARGEVPWTDDRVRETFANWQKLVDMGAYLDDHQNYSWQEALPPMVNGEATAYLIGNFAVAPMRDAGLTDEQIDFYQFPVIADVPKGEDAPTDTFHIPAGAENKEAAREFLKFVTQADVQTEINAGDALGQLPVNASSSVDADEFLEQGFDMLSNESTGGVAQFFDRDFPAEMASVAMEGFQEFMVFPENLEDILQRLEQARERIYAN
- a CDS encoding carbohydrate ABC transporter permease; the protein is MFPTPIQKTSRQWQLTYQTLLPVALVLWLLPLIAVMIFSVKPDSDFTQGNYWGVPGSFELFNNYGRVFFESDMPRYLLNSLLITVPTVIGTVALSCMTGFALGIYKFRGNLLIFFMFIAGNFVPFQILMVPVRDFTIDMNLYDTKTGLVLFHIAFQTGFCTLFMRNFIRALPFPLIEAARVEGVAEWRIFLYVVMPLMKPAIAALAVLIFTFIWNDYFWAIVLTQGPDSQPVTAGITSFNSEYRAAYHLMSAGSIVAALPPVAMFFLMQRHFIAGLTLGAVK
- a CDS encoding IclR family transcriptional regulator gives rise to the protein MGKALDVLDRVAAFDRPVRFSELLQTSPFPKATLYRLVQTLTRQGMLAFDSERGTYAPGLRLVRMAHAAWAQSSLAPIARFHLDDLSRAVGETVHLAQLDGGQVLYVDKRNAARPVPMFSEAGKVGPAYCTGVGKAMLAFLDEDAREAALAQQSWHRFTEATIDGPAALRAELETIRATGHAFDREEHEPGIHCIAMPVLSGGGRVMGAVSVTSTTTSGAIADLERHLPDLRRAVERIAGDLRDWRFPDQRKE
- a CDS encoding sugar ABC transporter permease, producing MRVTPWLFLAPGILFFVFYVIFPIFQSFQISLYRWDGLGELSTNGTFVGLDNYRELSTDRAFNISLWNNLRWLVLYLLAIPMGLFIALFLNQTVTGIRLYKSLFFFPFVISQVVVGLVFSWFYLPNEGLLNAFLGLFGAGPVNILGDPSLATYGIIAAGLWPQTAYCMILYLTGLNAVDPEQVEAARLDGAKGWKMLWYVIVPQLKPATFIAFVVTIIGALRSFDLISIMTGGGPFGQTRVLSFYMFEKALAEFGFRMGYGAAIAVVLFLIMMVFIAYFLWSMWRDERGAR
- the dctP gene encoding TRAP transporter substrate-binding protein DctP, which encodes MAVPAMAQDITLRATANSNENDEDYDGLVVFKNYVESASNGAIAVELFIGTQLCSAPDECIQGVADGSIDIYISTSSGLANIVPYVQIFDLPYLMSDDRIAEEVLTSTDLTNQLRERILEDTGGAVRLMTIGNTGGWRNFANTQKRIETPTDLEGMKIRTVVADLPQELVRALGASPTPIPWPELFTSLQTGVVEGSKNGITDIMGMKFPDAGLQYMTLDGHAYMGALWIMNNEAFQSMPDDLKRVVVDGFAQLQQATFASPKRKSIQAYEDFVAGGGDLYVPTPEQKQAFQDAASPVYDWFAENVDGGEEMLANFRAAIAEAEESVNARRETDMN
- a CDS encoding TRAP transporter small permease, producing the protein MGGVLTIIRGLGALNAGVLAAGRAVGIFCMALMVVFILIQVVWRYILSNPLPWPEEAARFLMLWLMVVAPTALRRGGFVAIDMIQLALPRVLGGVLTLALLAVSLAVLVVAVGIGWSEVTGFSGQFKTSSLFYPTPDGWEKMPRSWMMASLLVGMVMLTSVTVELILRQIAVLAGRGDDLPVIPHTATVGAE
- a CDS encoding MmcQ/YjbR family DNA-binding protein, which codes for MTFRDRVNAIAGGMPGAELTHPFDDGHDAWKVGGKMFTCIGAVDPGVSVKTPDVETARMLIEAGAASRAPYFHRSWVKVPETADDAELSHRIAVSYDTIRAGLTKKAQAALPLRETT
- the ugpC gene encoding sn-glycerol-3-phosphate ABC transporter ATP-binding protein UgpC gives rise to the protein MSGVELKEVVKRYGDVQVIHGVDLTIAEGEFCVFVGPSGCGKSTLLRMIAGLEETSEGQILIGPRDVTREDPAQRGVAMVFQTYALYPHMTVGENMGFGLKMNGHPRKEIDAKVAEASRILKLDDYLKRKPAALSGGQRQRVAIGRAIVRGPEVFLFDEPLSNLDAELRVEMRVEIARLHKEIGATMIYVTHDQVEAMTMADKIVVLRDGRIEQVGAPLDLYRDPDNRFVAGFIGSPSMNFLDGVVRGGAIEVPGLRTSLTAAVTLPPEGTAVTVGMRPEHLQIAAGDTLSVDLTEALGGVSYAYLTAGTGEKIIVEERGDIRSDEGDRVALTVDPARVMVFAAEGGARIR